One window of the Rosa rugosa chromosome 3, drRosRugo1.1, whole genome shotgun sequence genome contains the following:
- the LOC133736872 gene encoding ATP synthase subunit delta, chloroplastic, whose translation MATLQQTPISLQSKTPPPPLSSALTARSTAVSFSSTFTPLNLKLTAAAASTSVRRGGGACGARMNATAAASYAAALADVAISNNTLDATVADVEKVEKFFAEPSVFDFFTNPTVNLEKKRGVLDEIAKSSALQPHTVNFLNILVEAKRIDVIKDIVKEFEIVYNKLTDTELAIVCSVVKLESQHLAQIAKQVQKLTGAKNVRIKSEIDPSLVAGFTVRYGNSGSKLIDMSVKKQLEEIAAQLDLGDIKLNL comes from the coding sequence ATGGCCACTCTCCAACAAACCCCAATCTCTCTCCAATCcaaaaccccaccgccaccgctCTCCTCCGCCCTCACCGCCAGATCCACCGCcgtctccttctcctccacatTCACCCCCCTCAACCTCAAACTCACCGCCGCAGCAGCATCCACCTCCGTCCGCCGCGGAGGCGGCGCTTGCGGCGCGCGGATGAACGCCACCGCCGCCGCAAGCTACGCGGCGGCTCTGGCCGACGTGGCGATATCCAACAACACCCTGGACGCCACCGTCGCCGACGTGGAGAAGGTCGAGAAGTTCTTCGCGGAGCCGTCGGTGTTCGACTTCTTCACCAACCCCACAGTCAACCTGGAGAAGAAGCGCGGCGTCCTCGACGAAATCGCCAAGTCGTCGGCGCTGCAGCCCCACACGGTGAACTTCCTCAACATTTTGGTTGAGGCCAAGAGAATCGACGTCATCAAGGACATTGTCAAGGAGTTTGAGATCGTTTACAACAAGCTTACGGATACGGAGCTGGCCATAGTGTGCTCGGTGGTGAAGCTGGAGTCGCAGCACTTGGCGCAGATAGCCAAGCAGGTGCAGAAGCTCACTGGCGCCAAGAATGTCAGGATCAAGTCGGAGATTGATCCCAGTTTGGTTGCGGGGTTCACTGTGAGATATGGCAATTCTGGGTCTAAGCTGATTGATATGAGTGTCAAGAAGCAGCTCGAGGAGATTGCTGCTCAGCTTGATTTGGGTGACATCAAGCTCAATCTATAA